A genomic window from Glycine soja cultivar W05 chromosome 10, ASM419377v2, whole genome shotgun sequence includes:
- the LOC114372323 gene encoding serine/threonine-protein kinase PCRK1-like, producing MKCFSFYFGEKKDGHKSLQSILSRFNSSTYVEAEMRRSGSELNSMDASDNSTDSLRRSSFPSLSQRPSNLRVFTVSELKTATKSFSRSVMLGEGGFGCVYKGLIKSVDDPSTKIEVAVKQLGRRGIQGHKEWVTEVNVLGIVEHPNLVKLVGYCADDDERGIQRLLIYEYMPNRSVEHHLSPRSENPLPWNRRLKIAQDAARGLAYLHEEMDFQIIFRDFKSSNILLDEQWNAKLSDFGLARLGPSDGLTHVSTAVVGTMGYAAPEYVQTGRLTSKIDVWSYGVFLYELITGRHPIDRNRPKGEQKLLEWVRPYLSDRRKFQLILDPRLERKHILKSAQKLAIIANRCLVKNPKNRPKMSEVLDMVTQVVESTVSTNQQPPLKSVAASAEASQGTKVKNKKVTMDQNPDCNWLRMGRPKLLRALDCCSFKV from the exons ATGAAGTGTTTTTCATTCTACTTTGGAGAGAAGAAGGATGGTCACAAGAGCTTGCAGTCAATATTGAGCCGGTTCAACAGTTCTACTTATGTTGAGGCTGAAATGAGAAGATCTGGTTCTGAATTGAACTCTATGGATGCCTCAGACAACAGCACAGACTCCCTTAGGAGAAGTTCTTTTCCCAGTTTGTCCCAAAGACCCAGCAACCTTAGAGTATTTACTGTATCTGAACTGAAAACAGCCACAAAGAGTTTTAGTCGCTCTGTCATGCTTGGAGAAGGGGGGTTCGGATGTGTCTACAAGGGGTTGATCAAGAGTGTAGATGATCCTTCCACAAAAATTGAAGTTGCAGTTAAACAACTTGGTAGACGAGGAATTCAG GGGCATAAGGAATGGGTGACAGAAGTGAATGTTCTGGGTATTGTGGAGCATCCCAATCTGGTGAAACTAGTGGGATACTGTgctgatgatgatgaaagaggAATCCAGCGGCTTCTGATTTATGAATATATGCCTAACAGAAGTGTGGAACACCATTTATCACCACGATCAGAAAATCCTCTCCCATGGAATAGGAGGTTGAAAATAGCCCAAGATGCGGCTCGTGGCTTAGCATACCTGCATGAGGAAATGGATTTTCAG ATAATTTTCAGAGATTTCAAATCTTCAAATATCCTTCTGGACGAGCAGTGGAATGCAAAGCTGTCAGACTTCGGGCTAGCTAGATTGGGACCATCTGATGGGTTGACTCATGTCTCCACAGCG GTCGTAGGAACAATGGGTTATGCAGCTCCAGAATATGTTCAAACTGGACGTCTCACGTCAAAGATTGATGTATGGAGCTATGGTGTCTTCCTTTATGAACTCATCACTGGCCGGCATCCTATTGATCGAAATCGCCCCAAGGGTGAGCAGAAGCTGTTGGAATGGGTAAGGCCATACCTTTCAGATAGAAGGAAATTTCAACTAATATTGGATCCAAGACTTGAGAGAAAACACATCTTGAAGTCAGCACAAAAACTTGCTATAATAGCTAACAGATGCTTGGTCAAAAACCCAAAGAATCGCCCGAAGATGAGTGAAGTGTTGGATATGGTGACTCAGGTTGTGGAGTCTACAGTGAGTACTAATCAACAGCCACCCTTGAAGAGTGTAGCTGCCTCAGCAGAAGCTTCTCAGGGTActaaagtaaagaacaaaaaagtgACCATGGATCAAAATCCAGATTGCAATTGGTTAAGGATGGGGAGGCCAAAGCTTTTAAGAGCATTAGATTGTTGTagctttaaagtttaa